A genomic region of Oryza glaberrima chromosome 1, OglaRS2, whole genome shotgun sequence contains the following coding sequences:
- the LOC127765062 gene encoding uncharacterized protein LOC127765062 isoform X5: MANFYSGVLIFSVLLISLWTVTPVLSHSELDYGRRAKNEKTPNDGNDMSKEIGKGEEQHVNQEAADAAVVLKTKEEIAKRTAEHIQSTIGSSRVAIHEKEELLEKTAEVMSHMAGEVSDQLSKVAKEHTKIAVGSIATALKFKQEVLKQAAQRVKDVSEDVHMATKAKQEILQNVAHDMGKVAGDMATSMAKMAEVAAGVAGGAAAGVATGIAGGFAGGARVHVSGGIHANIHISASASAHAKASAAASAGVGAKASKSVSGNVGNNAEEYAGANGNVHGKAKAGISAGFGISAGATVAAGIGANARVGGDAQTNAKAGVGAGVGISGDAKVASGIGAQAGVGADANANAKAGIGAGVGISGGAKVGADIGAKAGVGGNANAKAGVGASVGISGGAKVGAEIGAKAGVGGDVNAKAGIGAGVGISGGAKVGADNGAKAGVGANANANAKAGIGARVGISGGAKVGADIGAKAGVGGDAYTKAKAGVGAGVRISGGAKVAGGIGANAGVGADANANAKAGIGAGVGISGGAKVGADIGAKAGVGGDAYTKAKAGVGAGVGISGGAKVAGGIGTNAGLGADANANAKAGIGAGVGISGAAKVGADIGAKAGVGGDVNAKAGIGAGVDISGGAKVGTDIGAKAGVGADANANAKAGIGAVAGISSGAKVGADIGAKAGVGADANKKASIGAGVGISGGAKVGADIGAKAGVGAGANANAKAGIGAGAGISGGAKVGADIGAKAGVGADANAKAGIGAGVGISGGAKVGADIGAKAGGGADANANAKAGIGAGVGISGGAKVGADIGAKAGVGGDAYTKAKAGVGAGVGISGGAKVGVDIGAKAGVGADANANAKAGIGAGVGISGGAKVGGGIGVNAGVGGDAKANANAGVGANAKAGVGARIGGSIGAKADVGGDAKANVDAGAAISKDAKIDAGISKEDKINASIGGNAGANANASVGAGVGLGIGAGITGGAKVGGGIGANAGVGGDAKANADVGINAGAGISKDAKIGASISKEDNISAGIGGNAGVNANAGIGAGAGLGIGAGILGGAKVGGGIGANAGVGGDAKANANTGLNADAGISKDAKIGASISKEDKINAGVGGNAGANANAGVGISAGLSGGAKVGGDIGANAGVGGNAKANADAGLNAGAGISKEDKISAGIGGNAGANVNAGVGAGVGIGIGAGISGGAKVGGGIGANAGVGVDAKANADAGLNAGAGIAKYDKIGVGISKEDKISAGIGGNAGANANAGVGVGANLGIGASISGGAKVGGGIGANAGVGGDAKANADADASGGGSGGAVGGQAGANANANANAGANVGIGASKHIGFGFGAGGSFHFRASAKAHANANAAISGSEGSNIAAGASASKSVGAGIGAGVGVHTGMNIGFHGGIGGNANVGSNAGIGASGKKNNDVEEEKGKSAEASTNKEYGSAN, encoded by the exons ATGGCGAACTTCTATAGCGGTGTTCTAATCTTCTCTGTGTTGCTCATCTCACTATGGACGGTGACTCCGGTGCTGTCCCATAGTGAGTTGGACTACGGACGCCG GGCGAAGAATGAGAAAACGCCAAATGATGGCAATGATATGAGCAAGGAAATTGGAAAAGGGGAAGAGCAACATGTAAACCAGGAAGCAGCTGATGCTGCTGTTGTCCTAAAGACCAAAGAAGAAATTGCTAAACGTACAGCAGAACACATACAAAGTACCATTGGAAGTTCACGAGTTGCAATACATGAAAAAGAGGAGTTACTAGAGAAAACAGCTGAGGTAATGAGCCATATGGCAGGAGAGGTCTCAGATCAACTCTCTAAAGTAGCAAAGGAACACACGAAGATTGCTGTGGGTAGCATTGCAACTGCACTCAAGTTTAAGCAAGAAGTCCTAAAGCAGGCTGCACAACGTGTGAAGGATGTTTCAGAAGATGTTCATATGGCGACTAAGGCAAAGCAGGAAATCTTGCAAAACGTGGCCCATGATATGGGCAAAGTTGCAGGAGACATGGCAACCAGCATGGCTAAGATGGCTGAGGTTGCAGCAG GAGTGGCTGGTGGTGCAGCGGCAGGAGTAGCTACTGGAATTGCTGGGGGTTTTGCTGGTGGTGCTCGGGTTCATGTATCTGGAGGTATACATGCAAATATTCATATTAGTGCTAGCGCTAGTGCCCATGCTAAAGCTAGTGCGGCTGCAAGTGCTGGGGTTGGAGCTAAAGCGAGTAAAAGTGTCAGTGGCAATGTAGGCAACAACGCAGAAGAATATGCAGGTGCCAACGGTAATGTCCATGGAAAAGCAAAAGCTGGTATCAGTGCTGGTTTTGGTATCTCCGCGGGTGCTACAGTTGCTGCTGGCATAGGAGCGAATGCTAGAGTTGGCGGTGATGCACAGACAAATGCAAAAGCCGGTGTAGGTGCTGGTGTTGGTATATCTGGAGACGCCAAAGTTGCTAGTGGCATTGGAGCGCAGGCGGGAGTTGGTGCTGATGcgaatgcaaatgcaaaagccGGTATAGGTGCTGGTGTTGGTATCTCGGGAGGTGCTAAAGTTGGCGCTGACATCGGAGCGAAGGCAGGAGTTGGTGGTAACGCCAATGCAAAAGCTGGTGTCGGTGCTAGTGTTGGTATCTCGGGAGGTGCTAAAGTTGGCGCTGAGATTGGAGCAAAGGCGGGAGTTGGTGGTGACGTGAATGCAAAAGCCGGTATAGGTGCTGGAGTTGGTATCTCAGGAGGCGCTAAAGTTGGCGCTGACAATGGAGCGAAGGCGGGAGTTGGTGCTAATGcgaatgcaaatgcaaaagccGGTATAGGTGCTAGAGTTGGTATCTCAGGAGGCGCTAAAGTTGGCGCTGACATTGGAGCGAAGGCGGGAGTTGGTGGTGATGCGTATACAAAGGCAAAAGCCGGTGTCGGTGCTGGTGTTAGGATCTCAGGAGGCGCTAAAGTTGCCGGTGGCATTGGAGCGAACGCGGGAGTTGGTGCTGATGcgaatgcaaatgcaaaagccGGTATAG GTGCTGGAGTTGGTATCTCAGGAGGCGCTAAAGTTGGCGCTGACATTGGAGCGAAGGCGGGAGTTGGTGGTGATGCGTATACAAAGGCAAAAGCCGGTGTCGGTGCTGGTGTTGGGATCTCGGGAGGCGCTAAAGTTGCCGGTGGCATCGGAACGAACGCGGGACTTGGTGCTGATGcgaatgcaaatgcaaaagccGGTATAGGTGCTGGAGTTGGTATCTCGGGAGCCGCTAAAGTTGGCGCTGACATTGGAGCGAAAGCGGGAGTTGGTGGTGACGTGAATGCAAAAGCCGGTATAGGTGCTGGTGTTGATATCTCGGGAGGCGCTAAAGTTGGCACTGACATCGGAGCGAAGGCTGGAGTTGGTGCTGATGcgaatgcaaatgcaaaagcTGGTATAGGTGCTGTAGCTGGTATCTCGAGTGGCGCTAAAGTTGGCGCAGATATTGGAGCGAAGGCGGGAGTTGGTGCTGACGCGAATAAAAAAGCTAGTATAGGTGCTGGTGTTGGTATCTCGGGAGGCGCTAAAGTTGGCGCTGATATCGGAGCGAAGGCTGGAGTTGGTGCTGGCGcgaatgcaaatgcaaaagcTGGTATAGGTGCTGGAGCTGGTATCTCGGGAGGCGCTAAAGTTGGTGCAGATATTGGAGCGAAGGCGGGAGTTGGTGCTGACGCGAATGCAAAAGCTGGTATAGGTGCTGGTGTTGGTATCTCGGGAGGTGCTAAAGTTGGCGCTGATATCGGAGCGAAGGCTGGAGGTGGTGCTGacgcaaatgcaaatgcaaaagcTGGTATAGGTGCTGGCGTTGGTATCTCGGGAGGCGCTAAAGTTGGTGCTGACATTGGAGCGAAGGCGGGAGTTGGTGGTGACGCGTATACAAAGGCAAAAGCCGGTGTAGGTGCTGGTGTTGGGATCTCTGGAGGAGCTAAAGTTGGCGTTGATATCGGAGCGAAGGCTGGAGTTGGTGCTGACGcgaatgcaaatgcaaaagccGGTATAGGTGCTGGAGTTGGTATCTCGGGAGGCGCTAAAGTTGGTGGTGGCATCGGAGTGAATGCTGGAGTTGGTGGTGATGCGAAAGCTAATGCTAATGCTGGCGTCGGCGCAAACGCTAAAGctggtgttggtgctagaattGGTGGTAGTATTGGAGCAAAGGCGGATGTTGGTGGTGATGCAAAAGCGAATGTGGATGCTGGTGCCGCTATCTCTAAAGACGCTAAAATTGATGCTGGTATTTCTAAAGAGGATAAAATCAATGCAAGTATTGGAGGAAATGCAGGTGCTAACGCTAATGCCAGTGTTGGTGCCGGTGTCGGGCTCGGCATtggtgctggtatcacaggaggTGCTAAAGTTGGTGGTGGTATTGGAGCAAATGCCGGTGTTGGTGGAGATGCAAAAGCTAATGCTGATGTTGGTATCAATGCTGGTGCTGGTATTTCTAAAGACGCTAAAATTGGTGCTAGTATCTCTAAAGAAGATAATATCAGTGCCGGTATTGGAGGAAATGCAGGTGTTAATGCTAATGCTGGTattggtgctggtgctggtctTGGTATTGGCGCCGGTATCTTAGGAGGTGCTAAAGTTGGTGGTGGTATTGGAGCAAATGCCGGTGTTGGTGGTGATGCGAAAGCTAATGCTAATACTGGTCTCAACGCTGATGCGGGTATCTCTAAAGACGCAAAAATTGGTGCTAGTATCTCTAAGGAGGATAAAATCAATGCTGGTGTTGGAGGAAATGCAGGTGCTAACGCTAATGCCGGTGTTGGTATCAGTGCCGGTCTCTCAGGAGGTGCTAAAGTTGGTGGTGATATTGGAGCAAATGCCGGTGTTGGTGGTAATGCAAAAGCTAACGCTGATGCTGGTCTCAATGCCGGTGCCGGTATCTCTAAAGAGGATAAAATCAGTGCTGGTATTGGAGGAAATGCAGGTGCTAATGTTAATGCCGGTGTTGGTGCTGGTGTTGGTATCGGTATTGGTGCCGGTATCTCAGGAGGTGCTAAAGTTGGTGGTGGTATTGGAGCAAATGCCGGTGTTGGTGTTGATGCGAAAGCTAATGCTGATGCTGGTCTCAATGCTGGTGCCGGTATCGCTAAATACGATAAAATTGGTGTTGGTATCTCTAAAGAGGATAAAATCAGTGCTGGTATCGGAGGAAATGCAGGTGCTAATGCTAATGCCGGTGTTGGTGTCGGTGCTAATCTCGGTATTGGTGCCAGTATCTCAGGAGGTGCTAAAGTTGGTGGTGGTATTGGAGCAAATGCGGGTGTTGGTGGTGATGCAAAAGCtaatgctgatgctgatgctagTGGAGGTGGAAGTGGAGGTGCTGTTGGAGGACAAGCTGGAGCAAATGCTAATGCTAATGCTAACGCTGGTGCTAACGTTGGTATTGGTGCTAGCAAGCAtattggttttggttttggagCTGGTGGTAGTTTCCATTTCCGTGCATCAGCCAAGGCACACGCAAATGCTAACGCCGCTATTAGTGGATCCGAAGGTTCTAACATAGCTGCTGGAGCTAGTGCGTCGAAGAGTGTTGGTGCTGGTATCGGTGCCGGTGTAGGAGTACACACTGGAATGAACATTGGATTTCACGGAGGAATTGGGGGCAATGCAAATGTTGGTAGTAATGCTGGCATAGGTGCTTCTGGTAAGAAAAACAATGATGTTGAGGAAGAAAAAGGCAAATCGGCTGAAGCTAGCACAAATAAGGAATATGGTTCGGCAAATTAA
- the LOC127765062 gene encoding uncharacterized protein LOC127765062 isoform X3, whose amino-acid sequence MANFYSGVLIFSVLLISLWTVTPVLSHSELDYGRRAKNEKTPNDGNDMSKEIGKGEEQHVNQEAADAAVVLKTKEEIAKRTAEHIQSTIGSSRVAIHEKEELLEKTAEVMSHMAGEVSDQLSKVAKEHTKIAVGSIATALKFKQEVLKQAAQRVKDVSEDVHMATKAKQEILQNVAHDMGKVAGDMATSMAKMAEVAAGVAGGAAAGVATGIAGGFAGGARVHVSGGIHANIHISASASAHAKASAAASAGVGAKASKSVSGNVGNNAEEYAGANGNVHGKAKAGISAGFGISAGATVAAGIGANARVGGDAQTNAKAGVGAGVGISGDAKVASGIGAQAGVGADANANAKAGIGAGVGISGGAKVGADIGAKAGVGGNANAKAGVGASVGISGGAKVGAEIGAKAGVGGDVNAKAGIGAGVGISGGAKVGADNGAKAGVGANANANAKAGIGARVGISGGAKVGADIGAKAGVGGDAYTKAKAGVGAGVRISGGAKVAGGIGANAGVGADANANAKAGIGAGVGISGGAKVGADIGAKAGVGADANANAKAGIGAGVGISGGAKVGADIGAKAEVGGDANAKAGIGAGVGISGGAKVDADIGAKAGVGADANAKAKASIGAGVGISGGAKVGADIGAKAGVGGDAYTKAKAGVGAGVGISGGAKVAGGIGTNAGLGADANANAKAGIGAGVGISGAAKVGADIGAKAGVGGDVNAKAGIGAGVDISGGAKVGTDIGAKAGVGADANANAKAGIGAVAGISSGAKVGADIGAKAGVGADANKKASIGAGVGISGGAKVGADIGAKAGVGAGANANAKAGIGAGAGISGGAKVGADIGAKAGVGADANAKAGIGAGVGISGGAKVGADIGAKAGGGADANANAKAGIGAGVGISGGAKVGADIGAKAGVGGDAYTKAKAGVGAGVGISGGAKVGVDIGAKAGVGADANANAKAGIGAGVGISGGAKVGGGIGVNAGVGGDAKANANAGVGANAKAGVGARIGGSIGAKADVGGDAKANVDAGAAISKDAKIDAGISKEDKINASIGGNAGANANASVGAGVGLGIGAGITGGAKVGGGIGANAGVGGDAKANADVGINAGAGISKDAKIGASISKEDNISAGIGGNAGVNANAGIGAGAGLGIGAGILGGAKVGGGIGANAGVGGDAKANANTGLNADAGISKDAKIGASISKEDKINAGVGGNAGANANAGVGISAGLSGGAKVGGDIGANAGVGGNAKANADAGLNAGAGISKEDKISAGIGGNAGANVNAGVGAGVGIGIGAGISGGAKVGGGIGANAGVGVDAKANADAGLNAGAGIAKYDKIGVGISKEDKISAGIGGNAGANANAGVGVGANLGIGASISGGAKVGGGIGANAGVGGDAKANADADASGGGSGGAVGGQAGANANANANAGANVGIGASKHIGFGFGAGGSFHFRASAKAHANANAAISGSEGSNIAAGASASKSVGAGIGAGVGVHTGMNIGFHGGIGGNANVGSNAGIGASGKKNNDVEEEKGKSAEASTNKEYGSAN is encoded by the exons ATGGCGAACTTCTATAGCGGTGTTCTAATCTTCTCTGTGTTGCTCATCTCACTATGGACGGTGACTCCGGTGCTGTCCCATAGTGAGTTGGACTACGGACGCCG GGCGAAGAATGAGAAAACGCCAAATGATGGCAATGATATGAGCAAGGAAATTGGAAAAGGGGAAGAGCAACATGTAAACCAGGAAGCAGCTGATGCTGCTGTTGTCCTAAAGACCAAAGAAGAAATTGCTAAACGTACAGCAGAACACATACAAAGTACCATTGGAAGTTCACGAGTTGCAATACATGAAAAAGAGGAGTTACTAGAGAAAACAGCTGAGGTAATGAGCCATATGGCAGGAGAGGTCTCAGATCAACTCTCTAAAGTAGCAAAGGAACACACGAAGATTGCTGTGGGTAGCATTGCAACTGCACTCAAGTTTAAGCAAGAAGTCCTAAAGCAGGCTGCACAACGTGTGAAGGATGTTTCAGAAGATGTTCATATGGCGACTAAGGCAAAGCAGGAAATCTTGCAAAACGTGGCCCATGATATGGGCAAAGTTGCAGGAGACATGGCAACCAGCATGGCTAAGATGGCTGAGGTTGCAGCAG GAGTGGCTGGTGGTGCAGCGGCAGGAGTAGCTACTGGAATTGCTGGGGGTTTTGCTGGTGGTGCTCGGGTTCATGTATCTGGAGGTATACATGCAAATATTCATATTAGTGCTAGCGCTAGTGCCCATGCTAAAGCTAGTGCGGCTGCAAGTGCTGGGGTTGGAGCTAAAGCGAGTAAAAGTGTCAGTGGCAATGTAGGCAACAACGCAGAAGAATATGCAGGTGCCAACGGTAATGTCCATGGAAAAGCAAAAGCTGGTATCAGTGCTGGTTTTGGTATCTCCGCGGGTGCTACAGTTGCTGCTGGCATAGGAGCGAATGCTAGAGTTGGCGGTGATGCACAGACAAATGCAAAAGCCGGTGTAGGTGCTGGTGTTGGTATATCTGGAGACGCCAAAGTTGCTAGTGGCATTGGAGCGCAGGCGGGAGTTGGTGCTGATGcgaatgcaaatgcaaaagccGGTATAGGTGCTGGTGTTGGTATCTCGGGAGGTGCTAAAGTTGGCGCTGACATCGGAGCGAAGGCAGGAGTTGGTGGTAACGCCAATGCAAAAGCTGGTGTCGGTGCTAGTGTTGGTATCTCGGGAGGTGCTAAAGTTGGCGCTGAGATTGGAGCAAAGGCGGGAGTTGGTGGTGACGTGAATGCAAAAGCCGGTATAGGTGCTGGAGTTGGTATCTCAGGAGGCGCTAAAGTTGGCGCTGACAATGGAGCGAAGGCGGGAGTTGGTGCTAATGcgaatgcaaatgcaaaagccGGTATAGGTGCTAGAGTTGGTATCTCAGGAGGCGCTAAAGTTGGCGCTGACATTGGAGCGAAGGCGGGAGTTGGTGGTGATGCGTATACAAAGGCAAAAGCCGGTGTCGGTGCTGGTGTTAGGATCTCAGGAGGCGCTAAAGTTGCCGGTGGCATTGGAGCGAACGCGGGAGTTGGTGCTGATGcgaatgcaaatgcaaaagccGGTATAG GTGCTGGTGTTGGTATCTCGGGAGGTGCTAAAGTTGGCGCTGACATCGGAGCGAAGGCAGGAGTTGGTGCTGATGcgaatgcaaatgcaaaagccGGTATAGGTGCTGGAGTTGGTATCTCGGGAGGCGCTAAAGTTGGTGCTGACATCGGAGCGAAGGCGGAAGTTGGTGGTGACGCGAATGCAAAAGCCGGTATAGGTGCTGGAGTTGGTATCTCCGGAGGCGCTAAAGTTGACGCTGACATTGGAGCGAAGGCAGGAGTTGGTGCTGATGCGAATGCAAAAGCAAAAGCCAGTATAGGTGCTGGAGTTGGTATCTCAGGAGGCGCTAAAGTTGGCGCTGACATTGGAGCGAAGGCGGGAGTTGGTGGTGATGCGTATACAAAGGCAAAAGCCGGTGTCGGTGCTGGTGTTGGGATCTCGGGAGGCGCTAAAGTTGCCGGTGGCATCGGAACGAACGCGGGACTTGGTGCTGATGcgaatgcaaatgcaaaagccGGTATAGGTGCTGGAGTTGGTATCTCGGGAGCCGCTAAAGTTGGCGCTGACATTGGAGCGAAAGCGGGAGTTGGTGGTGACGTGAATGCAAAAGCCGGTATAGGTGCTGGTGTTGATATCTCGGGAGGCGCTAAAGTTGGCACTGACATCGGAGCGAAGGCTGGAGTTGGTGCTGATGcgaatgcaaatgcaaaagcTGGTATAGGTGCTGTAGCTGGTATCTCGAGTGGCGCTAAAGTTGGCGCAGATATTGGAGCGAAGGCGGGAGTTGGTGCTGACGCGAATAAAAAAGCTAGTATAGGTGCTGGTGTTGGTATCTCGGGAGGCGCTAAAGTTGGCGCTGATATCGGAGCGAAGGCTGGAGTTGGTGCTGGCGcgaatgcaaatgcaaaagcTGGTATAGGTGCTGGAGCTGGTATCTCGGGAGGCGCTAAAGTTGGTGCAGATATTGGAGCGAAGGCGGGAGTTGGTGCTGACGCGAATGCAAAAGCTGGTATAGGTGCTGGTGTTGGTATCTCGGGAGGTGCTAAAGTTGGCGCTGATATCGGAGCGAAGGCTGGAGGTGGTGCTGacgcaaatgcaaatgcaaaagcTGGTATAGGTGCTGGCGTTGGTATCTCGGGAGGCGCTAAAGTTGGTGCTGACATTGGAGCGAAGGCGGGAGTTGGTGGTGACGCGTATACAAAGGCAAAAGCCGGTGTAGGTGCTGGTGTTGGGATCTCTGGAGGAGCTAAAGTTGGCGTTGATATCGGAGCGAAGGCTGGAGTTGGTGCTGACGcgaatgcaaatgcaaaagccGGTATAGGTGCTGGAGTTGGTATCTCGGGAGGCGCTAAAGTTGGTGGTGGCATCGGAGTGAATGCTGGAGTTGGTGGTGATGCGAAAGCTAATGCTAATGCTGGCGTCGGCGCAAACGCTAAAGctggtgttggtgctagaattGGTGGTAGTATTGGAGCAAAGGCGGATGTTGGTGGTGATGCAAAAGCGAATGTGGATGCTGGTGCCGCTATCTCTAAAGACGCTAAAATTGATGCTGGTATTTCTAAAGAGGATAAAATCAATGCAAGTATTGGAGGAAATGCAGGTGCTAACGCTAATGCCAGTGTTGGTGCCGGTGTCGGGCTCGGCATtggtgctggtatcacaggaggTGCTAAAGTTGGTGGTGGTATTGGAGCAAATGCCGGTGTTGGTGGAGATGCAAAAGCTAATGCTGATGTTGGTATCAATGCTGGTGCTGGTATTTCTAAAGACGCTAAAATTGGTGCTAGTATCTCTAAAGAAGATAATATCAGTGCCGGTATTGGAGGAAATGCAGGTGTTAATGCTAATGCTGGTattggtgctggtgctggtctTGGTATTGGCGCCGGTATCTTAGGAGGTGCTAAAGTTGGTGGTGGTATTGGAGCAAATGCCGGTGTTGGTGGTGATGCGAAAGCTAATGCTAATACTGGTCTCAACGCTGATGCGGGTATCTCTAAAGACGCAAAAATTGGTGCTAGTATCTCTAAGGAGGATAAAATCAATGCTGGTGTTGGAGGAAATGCAGGTGCTAACGCTAATGCCGGTGTTGGTATCAGTGCCGGTCTCTCAGGAGGTGCTAAAGTTGGTGGTGATATTGGAGCAAATGCCGGTGTTGGTGGTAATGCAAAAGCTAACGCTGATGCTGGTCTCAATGCCGGTGCCGGTATCTCTAAAGAGGATAAAATCAGTGCTGGTATTGGAGGAAATGCAGGTGCTAATGTTAATGCCGGTGTTGGTGCTGGTGTTGGTATCGGTATTGGTGCCGGTATCTCAGGAGGTGCTAAAGTTGGTGGTGGTATTGGAGCAAATGCCGGTGTTGGTGTTGATGCGAAAGCTAATGCTGATGCTGGTCTCAATGCTGGTGCCGGTATCGCTAAATACGATAAAATTGGTGTTGGTATCTCTAAAGAGGATAAAATCAGTGCTGGTATCGGAGGAAATGCAGGTGCTAATGCTAATGCCGGTGTTGGTGTCGGTGCTAATCTCGGTATTGGTGCCAGTATCTCAGGAGGTGCTAAAGTTGGTGGTGGTATTGGAGCAAATGCGGGTGTTGGTGGTGATGCAAAAGCtaatgctgatgctgatgctagTGGAGGTGGAAGTGGAGGTGCTGTTGGAGGACAAGCTGGAGCAAATGCTAATGCTAATGCTAACGCTGGTGCTAACGTTGGTATTGGTGCTAGCAAGCAtattggttttggttttggagCTGGTGGTAGTTTCCATTTCCGTGCATCAGCCAAGGCACACGCAAATGCTAACGCCGCTATTAGTGGATCCGAAGGTTCTAACATAGCTGCTGGAGCTAGTGCGTCGAAGAGTGTTGGTGCTGGTATCGGTGCCGGTGTAGGAGTACACACTGGAATGAACATTGGATTTCACGGAGGAATTGGGGGCAATGCAAATGTTGGTAGTAATGCTGGCATAGGTGCTTCTGGTAAGAAAAACAATGATGTTGAGGAAGAAAAAGGCAAATCGGCTGAAGCTAGCACAAATAAGGAATATGGTTCGGCAAATTAA